One region of Peribacillus simplex genomic DNA includes:
- the recD2 gene encoding SF1B family DNA helicase RecD2: MSQQDSLDLFSEEKMFMKGSHLVTIFHNEENMYSVVRIRVHETNLNYEEKEAVVTGYFPRMHEDEIYIFYGAMKEHPRFGLQFHVEHFRKDLPQSKEGIVSYLSGDLFKGIGKKTAESIVDTLGEKAISKILAQPSLLDDIPKLSGEKAKGLYDTLVEHQGLEQVMIALNQYGFGPQLSMKIYQLYKQDTITMVQGNPYKLVEDIEGIGFGRADELGHQLGISGSHPDRIKAACLYTLESQCLQDGNIYIEAEQLLEAVKRLLEENKRDRIEFTNISSEIIELTEERKIVVEDQRIYPPSLYYSEKGIVTNIKRLLAQTEYEDQFPESEFLLALGKLEERLNVSYASAQKEAIQTALQSPMLILTGGPGTGKTTVIKGIVELYAELHGVSMDINDYKKEGSDPFPFVLAAPTGRAAKRMAESTGLPAVTIHRLLGWNGSEGFSHDEDNQLDGRIVIIDEVSMVDTWLANQLFKALPENVQVILVGDEDQLPSVGPGQVLKDLLASNCVPTVSLEHIYRQADGSSIIELAHGIKKGKLPDDVTKQQEDRSFIRCQTGQIAQVIEKVVANARTKGFTARDIQVLAPMYRGPAGIDALNKMLQEVFNSNADEKRREIKFGDVIYRTGDKVLQLVNQPEEGVFNGDMGEIVSILFAKENTDHVDKVIISFEGIEVTYTKQDLNQITHAYCCSIHKSQGSEFPIVILPVVRSYYRMLRRNLLYTAITRSKNFLILCGEEDAFRLGIERNDEMRRKTTLREKLREILSEEDIPVEKGEVQEREASYLEIFTNADPMIGMEDVTPYDFM; this comes from the coding sequence TTGAGCCAGCAAGATTCATTGGATTTGTTTTCAGAAGAGAAAATGTTCATGAAAGGAAGTCATTTAGTGACGATCTTTCATAATGAAGAAAATATGTACTCGGTTGTAAGAATTCGTGTGCATGAAACGAATCTGAATTATGAAGAGAAGGAAGCTGTCGTGACAGGTTACTTTCCAAGGATGCATGAGGATGAGATCTATATTTTTTATGGGGCGATGAAGGAACATCCGCGTTTTGGCCTTCAATTTCATGTAGAGCATTTTCGCAAGGATTTGCCCCAATCAAAAGAAGGCATCGTCAGTTATTTATCCGGTGACCTGTTCAAAGGCATTGGGAAAAAAACAGCCGAGAGCATTGTTGATACACTAGGGGAAAAGGCAATTTCCAAAATTCTGGCTCAGCCTTCGTTACTTGATGATATCCCGAAGCTATCCGGGGAAAAGGCAAAGGGCCTCTATGATACATTAGTCGAGCATCAAGGTCTGGAGCAGGTAATGATCGCCCTGAATCAATATGGCTTCGGTCCGCAGCTGTCGATGAAGATTTATCAATTGTATAAACAGGATACGATCACGATGGTTCAGGGAAATCCATATAAGCTCGTAGAGGATATTGAAGGGATCGGTTTTGGACGGGCGGATGAGCTTGGGCATCAGCTTGGCATTTCCGGCAGCCATCCCGACCGAATCAAGGCTGCGTGCTTGTATACACTTGAATCACAATGCCTTCAGGATGGAAATATCTACATAGAAGCCGAGCAGCTTTTGGAAGCGGTCAAACGATTGCTTGAGGAAAATAAACGGGATCGCATAGAGTTCACGAACATTTCCTCGGAAATAATCGAATTGACGGAAGAGAGAAAAATCGTTGTCGAGGATCAACGAATTTATCCGCCTTCACTTTACTATTCTGAAAAGGGAATTGTTACGAACATCAAGCGGCTGCTCGCACAAACCGAGTATGAAGACCAGTTCCCGGAATCGGAATTTTTACTGGCCCTTGGGAAGCTGGAAGAGCGTCTAAATGTTTCTTATGCCTCAGCTCAAAAAGAGGCGATACAAACAGCCCTGCAGTCGCCCATGTTGATCTTGACGGGGGGACCCGGTACTGGGAAGACGACGGTAATCAAAGGGATTGTTGAGCTATATGCAGAGCTGCATGGTGTATCCATGGACATTAATGATTATAAAAAAGAGGGAAGCGATCCATTTCCATTCGTTCTTGCGGCTCCTACTGGCCGTGCAGCGAAACGAATGGCCGAATCGACTGGACTCCCCGCTGTTACGATCCACCGTTTGCTGGGGTGGAACGGGAGTGAAGGCTTTTCCCATGATGAGGATAATCAGTTGGATGGCCGGATCGTGATTATCGATGAGGTTTCCATGGTGGATACATGGCTGGCCAATCAATTGTTTAAGGCTTTGCCGGAAAATGTCCAAGTGATATTGGTAGGTGATGAAGATCAACTGCCATCGGTTGGCCCTGGGCAGGTTTTAAAGGATTTGCTTGCGTCGAATTGTGTGCCTACTGTCAGTCTGGAACATATTTATCGTCAAGCTGATGGCTCATCGATCATTGAATTAGCCCATGGTATCAAAAAAGGAAAGCTTCCGGATGATGTGACGAAGCAGCAAGAAGATCGATCGTTCATTCGCTGCCAGACCGGGCAAATCGCTCAAGTAATCGAAAAAGTGGTTGCGAATGCGAGGACGAAGGGTTTCACGGCCAGGGATATACAGGTGCTGGCTCCCATGTATAGAGGGCCTGCCGGGATTGATGCACTGAATAAAATGCTTCAGGAAGTGTTCAATAGCAATGCGGATGAAAAGCGGCGGGAAATTAAATTCGGAGACGTGATATACAGAACGGGAGATAAGGTGCTTCAACTGGTGAACCAGCCAGAGGAGGGTGTCTTTAACGGCGATATGGGTGAAATCGTGTCCATATTGTTCGCTAAGGAAAATACCGATCATGTCGATAAAGTAATCATATCGTTCGAGGGAATCGAAGTGACATACACGAAACAGGACTTGAACCAGATTACACATGCGTATTGCTGCTCTATCCATAAGTCGCAGGGAAGCGAGTTTCCCATTGTCATTTTACCTGTAGTGAGAAGTTATTATCGGATGCTCCGCCGTAATTTATTGTATACGGCGATTACCCGCAGTAAAAATTTCTTGATCCTTTGCGGTGAAGAAGATGCATTCCGTCTAGGGATTGAGCGTAATGATGAGATGCGCCGGAAAACGACTTTGCGTGAAAAGCTGCGGGAGATTTTGAGTGAAGAAGATATTCCGGTGGAAAAGGGAGAGGTGCAAGAGCGTGAGGCAAGTTATCTTGAAATCTTCACGAATGCTGACCCGATGATCGGGATGGAGGATGTCACGCCTTATGATTTTATGTAG
- the mnmA gene encoding tRNA 2-thiouridine(34) synthase MnmA has translation MNKAPQDTRVVVGMSGGVDSSVSALLLKNQGYDVVGIFMKNWDDTDENGVCTATEDYNDVIAVCNQIGIPYYAVNFEKQYWDKVFTYFLDEYKAGRTPNPDVMCNKEIKFKAFLEHAVSLGADYVATGHYAQVEYRDGEYKMLRGIDNNKDQTYFLNQLTQEQLEKVMFPLGHIDKKEVREIAKEAGLATAAKKDSTGICFIGERNFKEFLSNYLPAQPGDMVTMDGKVMGKHDGLMYYTIGQRHGLGIGGSGEPWFVAGKDLKRNLLYVCQGFDNDVLYSNSLRAVNVSWVAEHIPAGEFTCTAKFRYRQEDSGVKVKVLENGDVEVIFDEPVRAITPGQAVVFYDGEVCLGGGTIDEVFKKGEKLTYVG, from the coding sequence ATGAATAAAGCACCACAAGATACACGCGTCGTCGTGGGTATGTCAGGAGGCGTGGATTCTTCTGTGTCAGCCCTGCTATTGAAGAATCAAGGCTATGATGTGGTCGGGATATTCATGAAGAACTGGGATGATACAGATGAAAACGGAGTCTGTACGGCAACGGAAGATTACAATGATGTAATTGCCGTTTGTAATCAAATCGGCATCCCTTATTACGCGGTCAATTTCGAAAAGCAATATTGGGATAAAGTATTCACTTATTTTTTGGATGAGTATAAAGCGGGCCGCACCCCGAATCCGGATGTAATGTGCAATAAGGAAATCAAATTCAAGGCATTTTTAGAGCATGCGGTAAGCCTTGGTGCCGATTATGTGGCTACAGGCCATTACGCACAGGTTGAATACCGGGATGGCGAATACAAGATGCTTCGCGGTATTGATAATAATAAGGATCAAACCTACTTCTTGAACCAGCTTACTCAAGAACAATTGGAAAAAGTCATGTTTCCGCTTGGGCACATTGATAAGAAGGAAGTCCGAGAGATTGCGAAAGAAGCGGGTCTTGCTACGGCAGCGAAAAAAGATTCAACAGGCATCTGTTTTATCGGTGAACGCAATTTCAAAGAGTTTTTAAGCAATTACCTACCAGCACAGCCCGGTGATATGGTCACGATGGATGGAAAGGTCATGGGCAAGCATGACGGATTGATGTATTACACGATCGGTCAGCGTCACGGTCTAGGGATTGGCGGCAGCGGCGAACCTTGGTTTGTTGCGGGAAAAGACTTGAAGCGCAATCTGTTATATGTGTGTCAAGGCTTTGATAATGATGTGCTGTATTCCAATTCCCTTCGTGCAGTGAATGTCAGCTGGGTAGCGGAACATATACCTGCTGGTGAATTTACATGTACGGCAAAGTTCAGGTACCGTCAAGAGGATAGCGGTGTTAAGGTGAAGGTTCTGGAAAATGGTGATGTCGAAGTCATCTTTGACGAGCCAGTCCGCGCGATCACACCTGGACAGGCAGTCGTATTCTATGATGGAGAAGTGTGCCTGGGTGGCGGTACGATTGATGAAGTATTTAAAAAAGGTGAAAAACTGACTTACGTAGGGTAA
- a CDS encoding replication-associated recombination protein A, with protein sequence MNIKPLAFRMRPRSIDEIIGQEHLVGEGKIIARMVKAKQLSSMILYGPPGIGKTSIASAIAGSTKFAFRTLNAVTNNKKDMEIVAAEAKMSGKVILLLDEVHRLDKAKQDFLLPYLENGMITLIGATTSNPYHAINPAIRSRCQIFELKSLETNDITTALERALHDEERGLGAYETDVSLDALTHFATASNGDVRSALNALELAVISTEPDESGTIHIDLQIAEECMQKKSFSHDKDGDAHYDVLSAFQKSIRGSDVNAALHYLGRLVEAGDLVSIARRMVVIAYEDIGLANPQAGPRALAAVEAAERLGFPEARIPLANSVVELCLSPKSNTAIVAIDAALSDIRSGHSGDVPDHLKDAHYKGATDLGRGIGYLYPHDYENGWVKQQYLPDKLRSKKYYKPKKSGKFEQALASVYENIEKKK encoded by the coding sequence ATGAATATTAAACCGCTTGCTTTCCGGATGCGGCCTCGATCGATTGATGAGATCATCGGGCAGGAGCATCTGGTCGGTGAAGGGAAAATTATCGCAAGGATGGTGAAGGCCAAGCAGCTTTCTTCCATGATTCTGTATGGTCCTCCGGGAATTGGCAAGACATCGATTGCAAGTGCGATTGCCGGAAGCACGAAGTTTGCTTTCCGGACGCTGAATGCGGTGACCAATAATAAAAAGGATATGGAAATCGTGGCAGCCGAGGCTAAGATGTCCGGTAAAGTGATTCTGCTGCTTGATGAGGTTCATCGACTCGATAAGGCAAAACAGGATTTTCTATTGCCATACCTTGAAAACGGGATGATTACCTTGATCGGTGCAACGACCAGCAACCCCTATCATGCAATCAATCCGGCTATCCGAAGCCGGTGTCAGATTTTCGAGCTCAAATCCTTGGAAACCAATGATATAACTACAGCTCTGGAACGGGCACTTCATGATGAAGAGCGGGGGCTTGGTGCGTATGAAACGGATGTCAGCCTTGATGCCCTTACCCATTTCGCGACTGCTTCAAACGGAGATGTCCGCAGTGCCCTTAACGCTCTTGAGCTCGCCGTCATTTCCACTGAACCCGATGAGTCCGGAACGATTCATATAGATCTGCAAATTGCCGAAGAATGCATGCAGAAAAAAAGCTTCTCACATGACAAGGATGGAGATGCCCATTATGATGTTCTGTCGGCTTTCCAAAAATCAATTCGCGGAAGTGATGTGAATGCAGCCCTTCATTATTTGGGGCGCTTGGTCGAAGCCGGCGATCTTGTCAGCATTGCCCGCCGCATGGTGGTCATTGCCTACGAAGATATAGGTCTTGCCAATCCTCAGGCTGGTCCTAGGGCCCTTGCTGCAGTCGAAGCCGCTGAACGGCTCGGTTTTCCTGAAGCCCGGATTCCACTTGCCAACTCAGTGGTCGAGTTATGCCTATCACCTAAATCGAACACGGCCATTGTCGCAATTGATGCAGCGCTTTCCGATATTCGCAGCGGCCATAGCGGAGATGTACCGGACCATCTTAAGGATGCCCATTACAAAGGAGCCACAGATCTCGGACGCGGCATCGGTTACCTTTATCCGCATGACTACGAGAATGGCTGGGTGAAGCAGCAATACTTACCGGATAAACTGCGCAGCAAAAAATATTACAAACCGAAAAAGAGCGGGAAATTTGAACAAGCCCTGGCATCGGTCTATGAAAATATCGAGAAAAAGAAATAA
- a CDS encoding cysteine desulfurase family protein, with the protein MDRIYLDHAATSPMHPNVIDRMMTVMSHDFGNPSSIHAFGREARHVLDEARSSIAKSIGAGRNEIIFTSGGTEADNTAIIGVANAYEEKGKHIITTEIEHHAVLHTCQFLEKSGFEITYLPVNEAGLISIADLKAALRDDTILVSVMFGNNEVGTIQPIAEIGQLLKGHQAIFHTDAVQAYGLISIDVRELGVDLLSVTAHKINGPKGIGFLYIREGLKLNPHLYGGEQERKRRAGTESVPAIAGFSEAVLIAQSMMEKKTEQYKQYKDVLLAVLDGADVQYEINGSMEQSLPHVLNISFPGTNVESMLVNMDLAGVAVSSGSACTAGSIDPSHVLVAMFGKDSERTKNSIRFSFGLNNTEEEVRHAAETTVKIVKRLVGR; encoded by the coding sequence GTGGACAGAATATATTTAGATCATGCTGCGACTTCACCGATGCATCCGAATGTGATCGATAGAATGATGACAGTCATGAGCCATGACTTTGGTAATCCGTCGAGCATTCATGCTTTCGGGCGGGAGGCTCGCCATGTTTTAGATGAGGCGCGTTCGAGTATTGCAAAAAGCATCGGTGCCGGGCGGAATGAAATCATTTTCACGAGCGGCGGAACCGAGGCGGATAATACGGCGATCATTGGTGTTGCGAATGCTTATGAAGAAAAAGGAAAGCACATCATAACGACGGAGATCGAGCATCATGCGGTTTTGCATACATGCCAATTCCTTGAGAAGTCTGGCTTTGAAATCACATATTTACCTGTGAATGAAGCGGGGCTTATTTCCATTGCCGATTTAAAGGCGGCATTGCGGGACGATACGATTTTGGTTTCGGTCATGTTCGGCAATAACGAGGTCGGAACGATCCAGCCGATTGCTGAAATTGGACAATTGCTCAAAGGTCATCAAGCCATTTTCCACACGGACGCCGTTCAGGCATATGGTTTGATCTCCATAGATGTTCGTGAATTGGGTGTGGATTTGCTGAGTGTAACAGCGCATAAAATCAACGGTCCCAAAGGAATCGGCTTTCTATATATACGTGAAGGCTTGAAGCTGAATCCGCATTTATATGGCGGGGAACAAGAACGCAAACGCCGAGCGGGTACGGAGAGTGTGCCGGCCATTGCCGGTTTTTCAGAAGCTGTTTTAATTGCACAAAGCATGATGGAAAAGAAAACGGAGCAATACAAGCAATATAAAGACGTATTGCTTGCCGTCCTTGATGGGGCGGATGTACAATATGAAATTAACGGATCAATGGAACAGTCGCTGCCACATGTGCTGAATATTAGTTTCCCGGGTACGAATGTGGAATCGATGCTCGTTAATATGGACTTGGCAGGTGTTGCGGTATCGAGCGGATCCGCTTGTACAGCAGGGTCAATCGATCCGTCGCATGTGCTTGTGGCGATGTTCGGGAAAGATTCGGAGAGGACGAAGAATTCGATTCGTTTCAGCTTCGGTTTGAACAACACGGAAGAGGAAGTCAGGCATGCAGCTGAAACCACCGTGAAAATCGTTAAAAGATTAGTTGGAAGATAA
- a CDS encoding ABC transporter ATP-binding protein → MTVELHDVTKKYGNITALDGVSLTFEVGKIYGVLGANGSGKSTLLKLIAGLAKPDHGEVTVDRVPVSRRTASVVSYLSELDFFYTNFTAGQYIDFHASQFADFNLDKAIEMLAFMKLDVRKKVRTMSKGNRGRLKLVLALSREVPVVLLDEPFSGLDVMVRESIVRSLLSYIDFERQMVIMATHEIEEIEKILDEVIVIKDGKAIGKEEAEDLRENGGKSVIGWLKEKHR, encoded by the coding sequence ATGACGGTTGAGCTGCATGATGTAACGAAAAAGTATGGAAACATTACTGCCCTTGATGGTGTTTCACTCACGTTTGAAGTGGGGAAGATATATGGGGTGCTGGGGGCCAATGGCAGCGGTAAGTCAACATTGCTCAAACTGATTGCCGGACTCGCGAAACCGGATCATGGAGAGGTGACGGTCGATAGGGTGCCGGTAAGCAGGAGGACGGCTTCTGTTGTTTCTTATCTGTCAGAGCTTGATTTTTTCTATACCAATTTTACCGCAGGTCAGTATATTGATTTTCATGCATCGCAATTTGCTGATTTTAACCTGGATAAGGCAATTGAAATGCTGGCATTCATGAAATTGGATGTCCGGAAGAAGGTCCGTACGATGTCGAAAGGTAATCGGGGACGGCTTAAATTAGTGCTGGCCCTGTCTCGGGAGGTACCGGTCGTGCTATTGGATGAACCATTCTCAGGGTTGGACGTTATGGTTCGGGAGTCGATAGTACGGAGCTTGCTGTCTTATATCGATTTTGAAAGGCAAATGGTTATCATGGCCACTCATGAAATCGAGGAAATCGAGAAAATCCTTGATGAGGTGATCGTGATCAAGGATGGTAAGGCCATTGGAAAGGAAGAAGCTGAGGATCTCCGCGAAAACGGTGGGAAATCGGTAATCGGGTGGCTAAAGGAAAAACATAGGTAA
- a CDS encoding tetratricopeptide repeat protein, with product MDKNQQGIEFMQQGKYEEAAKVFNEAIEENPNEPVAYINFGNVLTAVGETDKAVKFYKKAIELDENAAAAYYSLGNLYYETDTKLIEAKDMFEKAIRLGLENSDAYFMLGLTLMALDQPKLAMPYLQRTVELSPEDVDARFQYALCLANAELYDELINQLNLVVEQDPGHADAYYNLGVAFAGYREDAQAAMAYFDKALEAQPDHMLAAHGKKLMEEMNAE from the coding sequence ATGGATAAGAATCAACAAGGAATTGAGTTTATGCAGCAAGGAAAATACGAAGAAGCGGCGAAAGTTTTTAATGAGGCGATCGAGGAAAATCCGAATGAGCCTGTTGCCTACATAAACTTTGGGAATGTACTGACTGCCGTGGGTGAAACGGATAAAGCGGTCAAGTTTTACAAAAAGGCGATTGAGCTGGATGAAAATGCAGCGGCGGCTTACTATTCATTAGGAAACTTATACTATGAAACCGATACTAAATTAATCGAAGCGAAGGATATGTTTGAAAAGGCTATTCGTTTGGGACTGGAGAACAGCGATGCTTACTTTATGCTTGGATTGACATTGATGGCGTTAGATCAACCTAAATTGGCGATGCCTTATTTACAGAGAACGGTGGAGCTGAGCCCTGAGGACGTTGATGCGAGATTCCAATATGCGCTATGTCTTGCCAATGCGGAATTATATGATGAATTGATCAATCAACTGAATTTAGTCGTGGAACAGGATCCAGGCCATGCCGATGCTTATTATAATTTAGGTGTTGCGTTTGCCGGGTATCGTGAGGATGCGCAGGCGGCGATGGCTTATTTTGATAAAGCTTTGGAAGCACAGCCTGACCATATGCTTGCTGCACACGGTAAGAAACTGATGGAAGAAATGAATGCTGAGTAA
- a CDS encoding GntR family transcriptional regulator — protein MSKDFHASKPIYLQVADRICYSIVRGEVKSGDKLPSVREMAVEMGVNPNTIQRTYTEIERDGIVETRRGQGTFVKNDPVLIASLRTRIQTEVIETFVENMKEIGLSREEMLTAVQQFLKKQGDAK, from the coding sequence ATGTCGAAGGATTTTCATGCTTCAAAACCGATTTATTTACAGGTTGCCGATCGAATTTGTTATTCAATTGTACGGGGTGAGGTAAAGAGTGGGGATAAGCTGCCATCGGTCCGCGAAATGGCTGTCGAGATGGGTGTCAATCCGAATACGATCCAGCGTACTTATACCGAGATTGAGAGGGATGGAATTGTGGAGACGAGAAGGGGGCAAGGTACATTCGTTAAAAATGATCCGGTGCTGATTGCATCATTGCGTACCCGGATTCAAACGGAAGTTATCGAGACATTCGTTGAAAATATGAAAGAAATCGGCTTGTCGAGAGAAGAAATGCTGACAGCGGTACAGCAATTTCTGAAGAAGCAGGGGGATGCAAAATGA
- a CDS encoding LytR family transcriptional regulator, with amino-acid sequence MRHEKKTKKKRTWLKVVGIIVLLFILAGGAFAYSIWNALTKTVDSMHTPIDRNTDKRTKDLALSDQEPFSMLMLGVDERDGDKGRSDTMIVLTVNPQKKSVKMLSIPRDTRTEIVGHGTQDKINHAFAFGGAKMSMDTVENFLDIPIDYYMKINMEGFKDIVDAVGGVTVQNDLDFTSDGIHFAKGSHTLNGKEALAYSRMRHDDPNGDFGRQSRQRSIIEAVIREGASVSSLTKYNDVFDALGNNIQTNLTFDDMMDIQKNYRDASKSITQSSINGKGTKIDGIYYYIVSDEEKEKVQSELKEQLSIK; translated from the coding sequence ATGAGACATGAAAAAAAGACGAAAAAGAAACGGACCTGGCTGAAGGTAGTCGGTATAATTGTCCTACTTTTCATATTAGCAGGGGGAGCGTTTGCCTACTCCATATGGAACGCTCTAACTAAAACCGTTGACTCAATGCATACACCCATAGACCGTAACACGGATAAACGTACAAAAGACCTGGCACTATCGGATCAGGAGCCCTTCTCGATGCTCATGCTCGGTGTCGATGAACGTGATGGCGACAAAGGCCGTTCAGATACAATGATCGTCTTGACGGTCAATCCACAAAAGAAGTCAGTCAAAATGCTAAGCATTCCGCGTGATACACGGACTGAGATCGTCGGTCATGGTACACAGGATAAAATCAACCATGCGTTTGCCTTCGGCGGCGCGAAGATGTCCATGGATACTGTTGAAAACTTCCTCGATATCCCGATCGACTATTATATGAAGATCAATATGGAAGGATTCAAAGATATCGTTGACGCAGTCGGCGGAGTGACTGTTCAAAACGATTTGGACTTCACCTCCGATGGCATTCATTTTGCGAAAGGTTCGCATACTCTTAATGGGAAAGAAGCCTTAGCCTATTCACGAATGAGGCATGATGATCCTAATGGTGATTTTGGCCGTCAGTCCAGACAACGTTCCATCATCGAGGCTGTCATCAGGGAGGGTGCGAGTGTTTCCTCTCTGACGAAATACAATGATGTCTTCGACGCACTAGGCAATAATATCCAGACGAATTTGACGTTTGATGACATGATGGACATCCAAAAGAACTACAGGGACGCTAGCAAAAGCATTACCCAATCATCCATAAATGGCAAAGGAACGAAAATCGACGGAATCTACTACTATATTGTGTCGGATGAGGAAAAAGAAAAGGTTCAATCCGAATTAAAAGAACAATTATCCATCAAATAA
- a CDS encoding nuclease-related domain-containing protein, with product MMIKECEIPLKVHMIEALMRRLPPDHAKQPILNSDIKKIKAGYSGEYRVISSLNALPEKEYLVFHDLRLIGSPFPFQIDILILTSYFLLIIEVKNMAGEIYFDNTFNQLIRTNPDGKTEAFDDPILQVNRQRQQLVEWLKFKKIINLPVETIVVSANSSTIIRAENRDIHRKVIRKDSILIKIAECKEKYKKKILSTKNMKRISTILLDEHTPYIPNILESYGIPLTTLQTGVYCHKCYAFSMERRLRKWICRTCLHSSHDAHISALQDYVFLVKPTITNSEFRQFLQLKSPSSAKKLLTSLKLHHSGNTKGRVYFLRSIIEDRTN from the coding sequence ATGATGATAAAAGAATGTGAGATACCTTTAAAAGTACATATGATAGAAGCTCTAATGAGACGCTTACCACCTGATCATGCTAAGCAACCGATATTAAACTCAGACATCAAAAAAATCAAAGCTGGATATAGTGGGGAATATAGAGTCATATCCTCTCTAAATGCCCTTCCTGAAAAAGAGTATCTAGTTTTTCATGACCTCCGTCTAATTGGATCACCCTTCCCCTTCCAAATCGACATCCTCATTCTCACTTCTTATTTTCTATTAATTATTGAAGTGAAAAACATGGCTGGTGAAATCTATTTCGACAACACATTCAATCAACTTATCCGCACAAATCCAGATGGAAAAACAGAAGCTTTTGATGATCCAATTCTGCAAGTGAACCGGCAGCGCCAACAGCTAGTTGAATGGTTGAAATTTAAAAAAATCATCAATCTCCCAGTAGAAACAATAGTCGTCAGCGCCAATTCATCAACGATAATACGAGCTGAGAACAGAGATATTCATAGAAAAGTGATACGTAAAGATAGTATTCTTATAAAAATTGCAGAATGCAAAGAAAAATATAAAAAGAAAATCCTTTCAACTAAAAATATGAAAAGAATATCTACTATATTGCTCGACGAACATACACCTTATATTCCAAATATTTTGGAAAGTTATGGAATCCCCCTTACCACCCTTCAAACCGGAGTATACTGCCATAAATGTTATGCATTTTCTATGGAGAGACGATTAAGAAAGTGGATTTGCCGTACATGCTTGCATTCTTCCCATGATGCCCACATCTCCGCTCTTCAGGATTATGTATTCCTCGTTAAACCTACCATTACCAACAGCGAATTCCGGCAATTCCTCCAACTCAAATCTCCATCAAGTGCAAAAAAGTTATTAACTTCATTAAAATTACATCATTCCGGCAACACCAAAGGAAGAGTTTACTTTTTACGTTCGATTATTGAGGATAGGACGAATTAA
- a CDS encoding LemA family protein: protein MKKGWIIGIVVVVLLVIYGASSYNGLVSANEDVDNKWSQVDNQLKRRADLIPNLVETVKGYASHETEAIKAVSDARSKLAGANSTKDAIDANQELSGALSRLLVVVENYPDLKANENFKGLMDSLEGTENRLSVARKDYNDEVTNYNKTIKRFPKNMMAGAFGFDAKPYFEVTDQEKETPKVDFGSDK, encoded by the coding sequence ATGAAAAAAGGTTGGATAATCGGAATAGTCGTTGTCGTTTTACTTGTCATTTATGGGGCATCTTCTTACAACGGTCTTGTAAGCGCAAATGAAGACGTAGACAATAAGTGGTCACAGGTGGATAACCAATTGAAACGAAGAGCGGATTTGATTCCGAATCTTGTCGAAACGGTGAAGGGTTATGCTTCGCATGAAACGGAAGCCATTAAAGCGGTGAGTGATGCACGCTCGAAGTTGGCAGGTGCCAATTCGACTAAAGATGCTATTGATGCGAACCAAGAATTGAGCGGGGCTTTAAGCCGTCTTTTGGTGGTTGTCGAGAACTATCCGGATCTAAAGGCCAATGAAAACTTCAAGGGTCTCATGGATAGTTTGGAGGGGACGGAAAATCGCTTGTCGGTAGCACGGAAAGACTATAATGATGAAGTTACCAACTATAATAAGACGATTAAACGTTTTCCAAAGAATATGATGGCAGGCGCGTTCGGGTTCGATGCCAAACCATATTTTGAAGTGACCGATCAAGAAAAAGAAACGCCAAAGGTTGATTTCGGGAGCGATAAATAA
- the cymR gene encoding cysteine metabolism transcriptional regulator CymR, which yields MKISTKGRYGLTIMIELAKHYGEGPKSLKSIAQTHNLSEHYLEQLIAPLRNAGLVKSVRGAYGGYVLSKDPQEITSGDVIRVLEGPITPVEGIEDEEPVKRQLWIRIRDAVKDVLDNTTLMDLANYKETGEINSYMYYI from the coding sequence ATGAAGATATCTACTAAAGGCCGTTATGGTTTAACGATTATGATCGAGCTTGCTAAACACTATGGAGAAGGCCCGAAAAGTTTGAAATCGATTGCCCAGACGCATAATCTGTCGGAGCATTATTTGGAGCAGCTGATTGCGCCGCTACGTAATGCAGGGTTGGTGAAGAGTGTCCGTGGTGCGTATGGCGGATATGTCTTGTCTAAAGATCCTCAGGAGATTACTTCGGGTGATGTCATTCGCGTATTGGAAGGGCCGATTACCCCTGTTGAAGGAATTGAGGATGAAGAGCCGGTGAAGCGCCAGCTTTGGATCCGGATCCGCGATGCTGTGAAGGATGTATTGGATAATACGACGCTTATGGATTTGGCGAACTATAAGGAAACGGGTGAAATCAACTCTTATATGTACTATATTTAA